Proteins found in one Serinicoccus marinus DSM 15273 genomic segment:
- a CDS encoding F0F1 ATP synthase subunit gamma gives MGAQQREYRQRSRSVQSTKKITRAMELIAASRVVKARQRVAETTPYARAITRAASAVATHAHVDHPLTTKRDEQKRAGVLIITSDRGLAGAYAANVLKRSEQLRELVQDSGMEFVPYLTGRKAESYYNFRNRDYADSWSGFSDSPTFDVAQEISKRLIGEFTRGSDGAEGGVDEIHLVYTRFVNMVTQEVQVTRLLPLEVVEDAAPKTPENGFPLYEFEPDAAEVLDALLPRYITSRIWNALLQSAASELAARQRAMKSATDNAEELIKTYTRLANQARQAEITQEISEIVGGASALADAK, from the coding sequence ATGGGAGCGCAGCAGCGGGAGTACCGCCAGCGCAGCCGGTCCGTCCAGTCGACGAAGAAGATCACCCGCGCGATGGAGCTCATCGCCGCGTCCCGGGTGGTCAAGGCGCGGCAGCGGGTCGCGGAGACGACGCCGTACGCCCGGGCGATCACCCGGGCGGCGTCGGCGGTCGCCACCCACGCGCACGTCGACCACCCGCTCACCACGAAGCGGGACGAGCAGAAGCGGGCCGGGGTGCTCATCATCACCTCCGACCGCGGGCTCGCCGGGGCCTACGCGGCCAACGTGCTCAAGCGCAGCGAGCAGCTGCGTGAGCTCGTCCAGGACTCCGGGATGGAGTTCGTCCCCTACCTGACCGGGCGCAAGGCGGAGTCGTACTACAACTTCCGCAACCGGGACTACGCGGACTCCTGGAGCGGCTTCTCGGACTCCCCGACCTTCGACGTCGCGCAGGAGATCTCCAAGCGGCTCATCGGCGAGTTCACCCGGGGCAGCGACGGCGCCGAGGGCGGGGTCGATGAGATCCACCTCGTCTACACGCGCTTCGTCAACATGGTGACCCAGGAGGTGCAGGTCACCCGCCTGCTGCCGCTGGAGGTCGTCGAGGACGCGGCGCCCAAGACCCCGGAGAACGGTTTCCCGCTCTACGAGTTCGAGCCGGACGCCGCCGAGGTGCTGGACGCCCTGCTGCCGCGCTACATCACCTCCCGGATCTGGAACGCCCTGCTCCAGTCCGCCGCCTCCGAGCTGGCCGCGCGCCAGCGGGCCATGAAGTCGGCGACGGACAACGCCGAGGAGCTCATCAAGACGTACACCCGTCTTGCCAACCAGGCCCGCCAGGCCGAGATCACCCAAGAGATCAGCGAAATCGTGGGCGGCGCGAGCGCCCTCGCCGACGCCAAGTAG
- the atpA gene encoding F0F1 ATP synthase subunit alpha, which yields MTELSIRPEEIRDALDQFVQSYEPGTASREEVGRVVDAGDGIAHVEGLPSVMTNELLEFADGTLGLALNLDVHEVGVIVLGDFSGLEEGQEVRRTGEVLSVPVGDGYLGRVVNPLGRPIDGLGDVETDGRRALELQAPGVMARKSVHEPLQTGIKAIDSMIPIGRGQRQLIIGDRQTGKTTVAIDTILNQKANWDSGDPDKQVRCIYVAIGQKGSTIASVRSTLEENGALDYTTIVAAPASDAAGFKYLAPYTGSAIGQHWMYQGKHVLIVFDDLSKQAEAYRAVSLLLRRPPGREAYPGDVFYLHSRLLERCAKLSDEMGAGSMTGLPIIETKAGDVSAYIPTNVISITDGQIYLQADLFNSNVRPAIDVGVSVSRVGGAAQIKAMKSVSGRLKVDLAQFREMEAFAMFASDLDDASKAQLARGARMVEILKQPQSSPVSVEDQVAVIWAGTNGHIDEVPVSDVRRFETEWVEFLHREHDGLLDGIRESGKLGDDTDQALGDAMSAFQSEFTPDDSAEVGVGSAEEDPAEAMGDDEVDQEQLTVQRS from the coding sequence ATGACGGAGCTTTCGATCCGTCCGGAGGAGATCCGGGACGCGCTGGACCAGTTCGTCCAGTCCTACGAGCCGGGCACGGCCTCTCGCGAAGAGGTCGGCCGCGTGGTCGACGCCGGTGACGGCATCGCCCACGTCGAGGGCCTGCCCTCGGTGATGACCAACGAGCTGCTCGAGTTCGCCGACGGCACGCTGGGCCTGGCCCTGAACCTCGACGTGCACGAGGTCGGTGTGATCGTGCTGGGTGACTTCTCCGGCCTGGAGGAGGGCCAGGAGGTCCGCCGGACCGGCGAGGTCCTCTCGGTCCCGGTCGGCGACGGCTACCTCGGTCGCGTCGTCAACCCGCTCGGCCGGCCGATCGACGGGCTCGGCGACGTGGAGACCGACGGTCGTCGCGCCCTGGAGCTCCAGGCTCCCGGCGTCATGGCCCGCAAGTCGGTGCACGAGCCGCTGCAGACCGGCATCAAGGCCATCGACTCGATGATCCCGATCGGCCGCGGGCAGCGCCAGCTCATCATCGGCGACCGCCAGACCGGCAAGACCACGGTGGCCATCGACACGATCCTCAACCAGAAGGCCAACTGGGACTCCGGTGACCCGGACAAGCAGGTGCGCTGCATCTATGTCGCGATCGGCCAGAAGGGCTCCACCATCGCCTCGGTCCGGAGCACCCTGGAGGAGAACGGCGCGCTGGACTACACCACGATCGTCGCCGCCCCCGCCTCCGACGCCGCCGGCTTCAAGTACCTCGCCCCCTACACCGGGTCGGCCATCGGCCAGCACTGGATGTACCAGGGCAAGCACGTCCTCATCGTCTTCGACGACCTGTCCAAGCAGGCCGAGGCCTACCGCGCCGTGTCGCTGCTGCTGCGTCGTCCGCCGGGCCGCGAGGCCTACCCGGGTGACGTCTTCTACCTGCACTCGCGGCTGCTCGAGCGTTGCGCCAAGCTCTCTGACGAGATGGGCGCCGGGTCGATGACCGGGCTGCCGATCATCGAGACCAAGGCGGGTGACGTCTCGGCCTACATCCCGACCAACGTCATCTCCATCACTGACGGGCAGATCTACCTGCAGGCGGACCTGTTCAACTCCAACGTCCGTCCCGCGATCGACGTGGGTGTGTCGGTCTCCCGCGTGGGTGGTGCGGCGCAGATCAAGGCGATGAAGTCGGTCTCCGGACGGCTCAAGGTCGACCTCGCGCAGTTCCGCGAGATGGAGGCCTTCGCGATGTTCGCCTCCGACCTGGACGACGCCTCGAAGGCCCAGCTGGCCCGCGGTGCGCGCATGGTCGAGATCCTCAAGCAGCCCCAGTCCTCCCCGGTCTCGGTCGAGGACCAGGTCGCGGTCATCTGGGCGGGCACCAACGGGCACATCGACGAGGTGCCGGTGAGCGACGTCCGTCGCTTCGAGACCGAGTGGGTCGAGTTCCTGCACCGCGAGCACGACGGCCTGCTGGACGGCATCCGCGAGAGCGGCAAGCTCGGGGATGACACCGATCAGGCCCTGGGCGACGCGATGAGCGCCTTCCAGTCCGAGTTCACCCCGGACGACAGCGCCGAGGTCGGCGTCGGCTCCGCCGAGGAGGACCCGGCCGAGGCCATGGGCGATGACGAGGTCGACCAGGAACAGCTGACCGTCCAGCGCAGCTGA